Proteins encoded together in one Thermococcus barophilus MP window:
- a CDS encoding N-glycosylase/DNA lyase translates to MTLDRFITVKYKENKPKIERLKGILRELGIECARTIEEKVDLQFSALEHLYKNLKNDELFIKLVIANAVVSYQLTATGEEWWWEFAEYFSSNPSEKGIADAYSRFLSESKTNRRLTAAKIKRLEKLEPFLAELKLKDLKNYYYSMTSLRNDLAKVLNSKRNAKTIVFAVKMFGYAGRIAFREFIPYPMEIEIPDDVRINAYTKRFTNEPPTVFWSRIARDVDIPPLHIDSILWPVLGKHAEVKERLKKYCPRAELIFELASLQT, encoded by the coding sequence ATGACCCTTGACCGCTTCATCACAGTCAAATACAAGGAGAACAAGCCAAAAATCGAAAGATTAAAGGGAATCCTTAGAGAGTTGGGCATAGAATGTGCCAGAACTATCGAGGAGAAAGTTGATCTGCAGTTTTCGGCTTTAGAACATCTTTACAAAAATCTCAAAAACGATGAGCTGTTTATAAAGCTCGTAATTGCCAACGCAGTAGTCAGCTATCAGCTGACAGCCACTGGAGAAGAGTGGTGGTGGGAATTTGCCGAGTATTTCTCATCGAACCCTTCAGAAAAAGGTATTGCTGATGCTTATTCAAGGTTTCTATCAGAGTCAAAGACTAACAGAAGGCTGACAGCTGCAAAAATTAAAAGGCTTGAAAAGCTTGAGCCTTTCTTGGCTGAGCTTAAACTTAAAGACCTCAAAAATTACTACTATTCAATGACATCTCTAAGGAACGACCTTGCAAAAGTGCTGAATTCCAAACGAAATGCCAAAACAATAGTCTTTGCTGTGAAGATGTTTGGGTATGCGGGCAGAATAGCATTTAGGGAATTCATCCCCTATCCAATGGAAATTGAAATTCCAGATGATGTGAGAATAAATGCATATACAAAGAGATTCACAAACGAACCTCCCACAGTTTTCTGGTCAAGAATTGCAAGAGACGTTGATATCCCACCTCTTCACATAGATTCAATTCTCTGGCCCGTTCTCGGGAAGCACGCAGAAGTTAAAGAAAGATTGAAAAAATACTGCCCCAGAGCTGAGCTTATCTTTGAGCTGGCTTCCCTTCAGACCTAA
- a CDS encoding beta-ribofuranosylaminobenzene 5'-phosphate synthase family protein — protein MIIKTPRRLHLGLIDPSGSLGRRFGSLGVALEEGYEIKLMPHEKLEIRAEREDKETIKFIIGRMNKHFSTGFNYLVEVRKAIPRHIGLGSTTQLSLAVGVGIAKLNNINAELEELAEIFGRGKNSGAGIYTFKYGGFVIDGGVKEGIPPLIFREEFPKNWAFLLVIPQVKRGFNEEEEKPIMASIRGKSEIAKEISHRILLGLLPSLKERDIKTFGKHLSEIQRLVGKHFEDYQGGEFREDVKLIMEFLRENTYGYGQSSWGPTVYGLIQKNEYSMLKAKLHDFLKDYGLKAEIELGIPRNKGAEIVMENAYLLRLINSVAKG, from the coding sequence ATGATAATCAAAACACCAAGAAGACTGCATTTAGGTTTAATTGACCCCTCCGGTTCTTTGGGAAGAAGATTTGGAAGCTTAGGTGTTGCCCTTGAAGAAGGCTACGAGATAAAGCTCATGCCACATGAAAAACTCGAAATTAGGGCTGAAAGAGAAGACAAAGAAACAATTAAATTCATCATTGGAAGGATGAACAAACATTTTAGCACGGGCTTCAATTATCTCGTTGAAGTTAGAAAAGCAATCCCAAGACATATTGGCTTAGGATCAACAACTCAGCTCTCTTTAGCTGTTGGTGTAGGAATAGCAAAGCTGAACAACATAAATGCTGAACTTGAAGAGCTGGCTGAAATTTTTGGAAGAGGAAAGAACAGCGGTGCTGGGATTTACACCTTCAAATACGGCGGCTTTGTTATTGATGGGGGAGTTAAGGAAGGAATACCACCTCTGATTTTTAGAGAGGAGTTTCCTAAGAACTGGGCTTTTCTTTTAGTGATTCCTCAAGTTAAGAGAGGATTTAATGAAGAAGAGGAAAAGCCTATAATGGCAAGCATTAGAGGCAAATCCGAAATTGCAAAGGAAATAAGCCACAGAATTCTGCTTGGACTTCTACCATCTCTAAAAGAAAGGGACATTAAGACCTTTGGAAAACATTTGAGTGAAATTCAAAGGCTGGTTGGAAAGCATTTTGAGGATTACCAGGGAGGGGAATTCAGGGAAGATGTCAAGCTAATCATGGAGTTTTTGAGGGAGAACACTTATGGATACGGACAGAGCTCGTGGGGTCCAACTGTTTACGGGCTAATACAGAAAAACGAATACTCCATGCTGAAGGCAAAGCTGCATGACTTTCTGAAGGATTACGGCCTCAAAGCCGAGATAGAGCTCGGAATTCCAAGGAACAAAGGAGCAGAAATTGTGATGGAAAATGCCTATCTGCTGAGGCTGATAAACAGCGTAGCGAAGGGATAA
- a CDS encoding alpha/beta fold hydrolase, translating to MPFIKVDGIKIHFYDSGKAVEENLPALLFLHGSPGQISNWKHILPCFEGSYRVVAVDLRGYGKSDKPLNVALEDYIRDIDAIRSELGLENIVLIGHSFGAMIAIEYAARRHVNGVVLIGPVAYLKTDAIDKIIMHLPPAIWKPILFKSNLLTRRMYRKMFFSPSTPDEVFLEFMKDNKDYIESLPPQSFRYLIHLAGYNAKPSAERVKVPTLIIVGEDDVVTPPEHAKLIHKWVENSKLVIIPKAGHLVLYEKPGEICRLIKEFIKGAD from the coding sequence GTGCCGTTTATTAAAGTAGATGGGATTAAGATCCATTTCTATGACTCGGGAAAGGCAGTGGAGGAGAATTTGCCGGCTCTCCTATTTCTTCATGGCTCTCCGGGTCAGATTAGCAACTGGAAACATATTCTACCGTGTTTTGAAGGGAGTTATAGAGTTGTTGCAGTGGATTTGAGAGGGTATGGAAAATCGGATAAGCCATTAAATGTTGCACTTGAGGACTACATCAGGGATATTGACGCGATAAGATCTGAACTCGGACTTGAAAACATTGTTCTAATTGGGCACAGCTTTGGAGCGATGATAGCAATCGAATACGCTGCTCGGAGGCATGTTAATGGAGTTGTGTTGATAGGTCCAGTTGCGTATTTAAAAACTGATGCTATTGACAAGATTATAATGCATTTGCCTCCTGCAATTTGGAAACCGATTCTCTTCAAAAGCAACCTCCTCACAAGGCGGATGTATAGGAAGATGTTTTTCAGTCCATCAACGCCAGATGAAGTGTTCTTAGAGTTCATGAAGGATAATAAAGATTACATAGAATCCTTACCCCCACAAAGCTTCAGATATTTAATTCATCTGGCAGGATATAACGCCAAACCTTCTGCAGAGAGAGTAAAAGTTCCTACTTTAATAATAGTTGGAGAAGATGATGTTGTGACACCGCCCGAACATGCAAAGCTGATACATAAGTGGGTTGAAAATTCAAAGCTTGTAATTATACCAAAAGCTGGGCATTTGGTACTCTATGAAAAGCCTGGAGAAATATGCAGGCTGATTAAGGAGTTTATCAAAGGGGCAGATTAG
- the folP gene encoding dihydropteroate synthase, producing MKFAGVNLEEPKIMGVINVSPESFYKGSVKQSEDELIRTALKMVEDGASFIDIGAKSTAPYLETQIPVEEEIRRAVWAISTLRDYVNVPISIDTTNAKVAEEAIKAGADIINDVSGLKGDSEMVKVAKEYGVPVIICAHGEVRDFMEPVHTVISFLQESLQIAYKNGIEKEKIAIDPAIGFLRPSYPPWYEWDSKVIANLNMLKMFGLPILVGVSRKSFIGAITGRKDPGERLPGSLATTAIAVWNGANIIRTHDVKETFDAVRLAWFIKRFRA from the coding sequence ATGAAGTTTGCCGGTGTTAATCTTGAGGAACCGAAAATTATGGGGGTTATTAATGTTTCCCCGGAAAGCTTTTACAAGGGAAGTGTCAAGCAGAGTGAGGATGAGCTGATTAGAACAGCTTTAAAAATGGTTGAGGATGGAGCCTCTTTTATTGATATTGGGGCAAAATCTACAGCTCCTTATTTAGAAACCCAAATTCCAGTTGAAGAGGAAATCAGAAGGGCAGTCTGGGCAATCTCAACACTAAGGGATTATGTCAATGTTCCAATCAGCATAGATACAACAAATGCAAAGGTTGCTGAGGAAGCAATAAAAGCTGGAGCAGATATCATCAACGACGTTTCTGGACTTAAAGGGGATTCAGAAATGGTTAAAGTTGCAAAGGAATATGGCGTTCCTGTGATAATCTGCGCCCATGGAGAAGTTAGGGACTTCATGGAGCCTGTTCACACTGTAATCAGCTTCCTCCAAGAAAGTCTCCAGATTGCATACAAAAACGGAATTGAGAAAGAAAAGATTGCAATCGATCCGGCAATTGGCTTTTTAAGGCCAAGCTATCCCCCTTGGTATGAGTGGGATTCAAAAGTTATAGCGAATCTGAACATGCTCAAGATGTTTGGGCTTCCTATTTTGGTGGGTGTTTCCAGAAAGTCCTTTATTGGCGCAATAACAGGAAGAAAAGACCCAGGTGAAAGGCTGCCAGGCTCACTGGCAACAACGGCAATAGCTGTTTGGAATGGGGCGAATATCATAAGAACCCATGATGTTAAAGAAACATTTGATGCAGTTAGGCTTGCATGGTTTATTAAGAGGTTTCGGGCATGA
- a CDS encoding class II glutamine amidotransferase, producing MCRILFAVGDGKRVRPLLEALLKSSEHDPYKLARKKGSQHRDGWGYLLLKDGYIEHYRSESAIFEDRKKVKEAMEKLDGFVIFMAHTRAASQGEKNLFNVQPFGFSTRRGFIFWTLHNGDLNKKQLIEMGELNPEELKGASDSYVMGAYLCRFLEGIEKEHLLRRFIEIKTATRSLMNTATLLMNNKKEIRAFITAYMTDVYASDTLNYYYGRLLYFEGADVFATVSSTFEHYSYIPFEEVENGTAFYVKIYPKTERFEIEEVRL from the coding sequence ATGTGCAGAATACTGTTCGCTGTAGGTGATGGAAAAAGGGTAAGACCTCTTCTTGAGGCGCTGCTTAAATCTTCAGAACATGACCCTTACAAACTCGCCCGCAAAAAGGGAAGCCAACATAGGGATGGCTGGGGCTATCTCCTGCTGAAAGATGGCTACATCGAACACTATCGCAGTGAAAGTGCAATTTTTGAAGACAGGAAAAAAGTAAAAGAAGCAATGGAAAAACTGGACGGCTTCGTAATATTTATGGCCCATACCAGAGCTGCAAGCCAGGGGGAGAAAAATCTGTTTAATGTCCAGCCTTTTGGCTTTTCAACGAGAAGGGGCTTTATATTCTGGACGCTGCATAACGGAGATTTGAACAAAAAACAGCTGATAGAGATGGGAGAGCTTAATCCAGAAGAATTAAAAGGGGCTTCAGACAGCTATGTAATGGGGGCTTACCTCTGCCGCTTTTTAGAAGGAATTGAAAAGGAACATCTATTGAGAAGGTTTATAGAGATTAAAACGGCAACAAGATCCCTTATGAACACAGCAACACTGCTCATGAACAATAAAAAGGAAATTCGAGCGTTTATAACTGCATATATGACCGATGTATATGCTTCAGACACTTTGAACTACTACTATGGCAGGTTGCTATATTTTGAAGGTGCTGATGTCTTTGCAACTGTATCTTCAACTTTCGAGCATTATTCATACATCCCATTCGAAGAAGTTGAAAACGGAACGGCATTCTACGTCAAAATTTATCCAAAAACAGAAAGATTTGAAATTGAAGAGGTCAGATTATAA
- a CDS encoding Rossmann-like domain-containing protein — protein MILRKLKKEALRIIDEDFTIVDFSFALPYTYVVIEGKRGKSLGVAMTLPEEIQMYSNEIEDVDVRKFIEKLDSLNIIERTLAIATINAVSQYYIDLSRTKNEDAVELLDDSIEKVAVIGNMHPIVKTLKERGFDVYVFERNLKLWDRETLSDSLEHWLLPEMDAVIVSGSALVNATLDMILERSKKAKLIVLTGPTAQLLPELLRGSGVTHLASMKVLNIERALTKLKLGTFRGFEKENKKYIIEVPEDG, from the coding sequence ATGATACTTAGAAAGTTGAAGAAGGAAGCACTTCGAATCATTGACGAAGACTTCACGATCGTAGATTTTTCATTTGCTCTTCCATACACTTATGTTGTTATCGAAGGGAAGAGGGGGAAGTCTTTGGGAGTTGCAATGACGCTTCCAGAAGAGATTCAAATGTATTCAAATGAAATCGAAGATGTGGACGTTAGAAAATTCATTGAAAAATTGGACAGCTTAAACATAATTGAGCGTACTTTGGCAATAGCGACAATAAATGCAGTCTCTCAATACTACATAGATTTAAGCAGAACCAAAAATGAAGATGCTGTAGAGCTCTTAGATGACAGCATTGAAAAAGTTGCAGTAATTGGGAATATGCATCCCATAGTGAAGACGCTAAAAGAGAGGGGTTTTGATGTGTATGTATTTGAAAGAAACCTCAAACTTTGGGATAGGGAAACTCTAAGCGATTCTTTGGAACACTGGCTTCTTCCAGAGATGGATGCTGTTATTGTGAGCGGATCTGCATTGGTGAACGCTACTTTAGACATGATCCTTGAAAGATCCAAGAAAGCCAAACTGATTGTTTTAACTGGTCCAACAGCTCAACTTTTGCCTGAGCTTCTCAGAGGTTCAGGTGTTACTCATCTGGCATCAATGAAGGTTCTAAACATCGAAAGAGCCCTTACAAAGCTTAAACTCGGAACCTTCAGAGGCTTTGAGAAAGAAAATAAAAAGTACATCATTGAGGTGCCGGAGGATGGATAA
- a CDS encoding type I restriction enzyme HsdR N-terminal domain-containing protein, producing the protein MDKIERAILDVLKKVNEHRKLYERNEEAVKQHLIGEVFQALGWEWNNPKEVRPEERTDEGRADYALITGNRVVAFVEAKNLSINVLKKEKPLRQLGRYCFNNGVKYGILTNGVAWVVIKAFEEGSRLEDRIILSVDIENEPIERTTLKLSLLSKSRIEKLERFATLLRALEFSFDELKREGISERKLIEFLTASKKRLLTLEKLRGDELPRALYIYDNGWKIVPLVERSIKGILLSLLLYLSEKSEGEEKAQIKKAYAYLKEMPIDTQKILRLLHEIEKEKGIRIGIEI; encoded by the coding sequence ATGGATAAGATAGAGAGGGCAATACTCGATGTTCTCAAAAAAGTAAATGAGCACAGGAAATTGTACGAAAGAAACGAGGAAGCAGTAAAACAGCATTTAATTGGTGAGGTATTCCAAGCCCTTGGCTGGGAGTGGAACAATCCCAAGGAAGTGCGCCCAGAGGAGAGAACTGATGAGGGAAGGGCAGATTATGCATTAATCACTGGTAACAGAGTGGTTGCGTTTGTTGAGGCTAAGAATCTTAGTATAAACGTTCTCAAAAAGGAAAAACCACTGAGACAGCTTGGGAGATACTGCTTCAATAATGGGGTTAAATATGGTATTCTGACGAATGGAGTTGCATGGGTGGTTATTAAAGCATTTGAGGAAGGCTCCCGCCTGGAGGACAGGATTATTTTAAGTGTGGACATAGAAAATGAACCAATTGAGAGAACGACCCTCAAATTAAGCCTCTTATCAAAAAGTAGAATAGAAAAACTTGAAAGATTTGCAACCCTTCTAAGAGCCTTAGAGTTCAGCTTTGATGAGCTTAAGCGGGAAGGTATCAGCGAGAGGAAGCTAATAGAGTTTTTAACTGCTTCAAAGAAGAGATTGCTCACTTTGGAAAAGTTAAGAGGGGATGAGCTTCCAAGGGCTCTCTACATCTATGATAATGGCTGGAAGATCGTTCCTCTTGTAGAGCGGAGTATTAAGGGGATTTTGCTGTCCCTCCTTCTCTATCTCAGCGAGAAAAGTGAAGGTGAAGAAAAAGCTCAGATTAAAAAGGCTTATGCGTATCTCAAGGAAATGCCAATTGACACTCAAAAAATTCTAAGGCTTCTGCATGAAATAGAAAAGGAGAAGGGGATCAGAATAGGAATTGAAATTTAG
- a CDS encoding metallophosphoesterase family protein, which translates to MIRIAHISDTHITQDPAFKSYAYDLIVNEVNRSDFDLVIHTGDVTNQGLKEEYEHASYLIRKIEKPLIVLPGNHDARNVGYELFEKYIGPLYGVYERDDLVIIWIDSTIPDLSDGRVGGYKFRWLKEKLEEYSHKKFKIVAAHHHLVPLPDTGRERNVLYNAGDVLDLLLRHEVNLYLCGHKHVPNVYSIEDLVVVNAGCTSCRKTRKGDVNSYNIIKLNGDGRIDVTIRRVTGDEEKKSYKSVKPKLFIPKGKHLLRIVQMSESNVSDRIYFRKRVLENAIRAINEKYKPDLVIHCGDIVDVGIERYYEAAAGYYEKIKAEKMIVPGHNDITYLGYDLFKEYFGEPEIKEFGDFVFIPLLTAQYETPIGVVGRMGQRLLKSLLEEHKEKFTAVVMHHNLIPIPRSRELGFLEDAGNVLKILTEERTELVMTGHGGNAFGVRIERTPIVNAGSVSWELQRDPFGNSFNLIDIYEDMIVAFEIQATWGSRKLLGIWKIKTEVPWKNNG; encoded by the coding sequence ATGATTAGGATAGCACACATAAGCGACACCCATATAACGCAGGACCCAGCTTTCAAGTCCTATGCCTATGATCTAATAGTGAACGAAGTAAACCGCAGTGATTTTGACTTAGTAATTCATACCGGAGATGTGACAAATCAGGGTCTCAAAGAAGAATACGAGCATGCCAGCTATCTGATTAGAAAAATTGAAAAGCCTCTAATTGTGCTTCCCGGAAATCACGACGCCAGAAATGTTGGATATGAGCTGTTCGAGAAGTACATTGGTCCACTATACGGGGTTTATGAACGAGATGATCTTGTGATAATCTGGATAGATTCAACGATACCTGACTTAAGCGATGGGAGAGTTGGGGGATACAAGTTCCGTTGGCTGAAAGAAAAGCTTGAAGAGTATTCGCACAAAAAATTTAAAATCGTGGCCGCTCATCACCATCTCGTTCCTCTACCGGATACAGGCAGAGAGAGGAATGTTCTGTACAATGCAGGCGACGTTTTAGATCTGCTTTTAAGGCATGAGGTTAATCTCTATCTCTGCGGACACAAGCATGTTCCAAATGTTTACAGCATCGAAGACCTGGTTGTGGTGAACGCTGGGTGCACATCATGCAGAAAGACAAGAAAAGGTGACGTGAACAGCTACAACATCATCAAGCTGAATGGAGACGGAAGAATAGACGTAACCATAAGAAGGGTAACTGGAGATGAAGAGAAAAAGAGCTACAAATCCGTAAAGCCCAAACTTTTCATCCCAAAAGGAAAACACTTATTGAGAATAGTTCAGATGAGCGAGAGCAATGTTTCTGACAGGATTTATTTCAGAAAACGCGTTCTTGAAAATGCAATAAGGGCAATAAATGAGAAATACAAACCTGATCTGGTTATACACTGCGGTGACATCGTTGATGTTGGAATTGAGAGATACTATGAAGCGGCAGCAGGGTACTACGAGAAGATTAAAGCTGAAAAAATGATCGTTCCTGGACACAATGACATAACATACCTTGGCTATGACTTATTCAAAGAGTACTTTGGGGAACCTGAGATTAAAGAATTCGGGGATTTCGTATTCATTCCCCTGCTGACGGCACAATACGAAACGCCCATAGGGGTAGTTGGCAGGATGGGTCAAAGGCTTTTGAAGTCCCTTCTTGAAGAGCACAAAGAGAAGTTTACGGCAGTTGTGATGCATCATAACCTCATACCAATTCCAAGGAGCAGGGAGCTTGGATTTTTGGAGGATGCTGGAAATGTCCTAAAAATACTCACTGAGGAAAGGACAGAACTTGTAATGACAGGACATGGGGGCAACGCCTTTGGAGTCAGGATTGAAAGAACACCAATAGTAAACGCTGGATCAGTGAGCTGGGAGCTGCAGAGAGATCCATTTGGAAACTCATTCAACTTGATTGACATATATGAAGACATGATCGTTGCTTTTGAAATTCAGGCAACCTGGGGCTCAAGAAAGCTTTTGGGCATCTGGAAAATCAAAACAGAGGTTCCATGGAAAAACAACGGCTAA
- a CDS encoding CBS domain-containing protein, with product MERNAPIKVYMTRKLIGVNPDDTIQEACRIMVKFDIGSLVVIENDRVVGFFTKSDIIRRVIVPGLPYTTPVKEIMTRELITTDANTPVREVLKTMAYHRIKHILIEEEGKIVGIFTLSDLLEATRRKLETSISVE from the coding sequence ATGGAAAGAAATGCACCAATTAAGGTTTACATGACAAGAAAACTCATTGGAGTAAACCCTGATGATACCATTCAGGAAGCCTGCAGGATTATGGTAAAGTTTGACATAGGCTCTTTGGTTGTTATTGAGAATGACAGGGTTGTTGGCTTCTTCACAAAATCGGACATCATAAGAAGGGTTATTGTACCTGGCTTGCCATACACCACCCCTGTAAAGGAAATAATGACCCGGGAGTTGATAACTACGGATGCGAACACCCCAGTGAGAGAAGTTCTCAAGACAATGGCATATCATAGAATTAAGCACATCCTGATTGAAGAGGAGGGGAAGATAGTCGGTATTTTCACGCTGAGCGATCTGCTTGAAGCAACAAGGAGAAAGCTTGAAACATCAATCTCCGTGGAGTGA
- a CDS encoding 2-phosphoglycerate kinase, which yields MIIVIDKERKTELPFSRGILTRSITSAGVEVGIAYSIATEVMKHFMEMRKKKVTKDDIREITYEKLVEHGLKEEAKRYLFWRRLKKLKFPMIILIGGTTGVGKSTISTELAFRLGMRTIIGTDTVREVMRKIIAKELIPAIHTSSFLAWKEIENFPKGVSPLIYGFETQVRHVAVGVNAVIERSYTEGFNTIIEGIHLVPGYIKLNDRSFMYLIVVKDKDSLKARFYERTRYSLRPAEYYLKNLDEIMEIQEFLIEKAKEHGIPIIENVELEKTVNAIMERLMEEVLGRLKERGIEIWE from the coding sequence ATGATAATAGTCATTGACAAAGAAAGAAAAACGGAGCTTCCCTTTTCCAGAGGAATACTAACGAGATCAATAACCTCAGCAGGGGTAGAGGTCGGAATAGCATACTCAATAGCAACCGAGGTCATGAAACACTTTATGGAGATGAGAAAAAAGAAGGTTACAAAAGATGACATTCGGGAGATCACATATGAGAAGCTGGTGGAACACGGCTTAAAAGAAGAGGCAAAACGCTATCTTTTCTGGCGTCGGCTTAAAAAGCTGAAGTTCCCCATGATAATCCTTATCGGTGGGACAACTGGTGTTGGAAAATCGACGATTTCGACTGAGTTAGCTTTTAGGTTGGGCATGAGAACGATCATAGGAACTGATACCGTCAGAGAGGTCATGAGGAAGATAATAGCAAAGGAGTTAATTCCGGCAATTCATACATCGTCCTTCCTGGCGTGGAAGGAAATAGAAAATTTCCCCAAGGGAGTATCCCCTCTAATATATGGTTTTGAAACACAAGTTAGGCATGTAGCAGTTGGGGTAAATGCTGTAATAGAGCGTTCATACACTGAAGGCTTCAACACAATAATTGAAGGCATCCATCTTGTTCCTGGCTACATTAAGCTCAACGACAGGAGCTTCATGTATTTGATAGTGGTTAAAGACAAGGACTCCCTCAAAGCGCGATTTTATGAGAGGACAAGATACAGCCTCAGACCAGCTGAATACTACTTAAAGAACCTCGATGAGATAATGGAAATTCAAGAGTTTTTAATTGAGAAAGCTAAGGAGCATGGGATACCGATTATTGAAAACGTGGAGCTTGAAAAAACAGTGAACGCAATAATGGAGCGTCTTATGGAAGAAGTCTTGGGGCGATTGAAGGAGCGGGGCATTGAAATTTGGGAGTGA
- a CDS encoding 2,3-phosphoglycerate synthetase encodes MRLVLIDGEHYPDVIRWAIKKIGNVCCAVFLGGSEKIGKLEDLERVIGIPLYHDADYLKALERAIIENPVREVVDLSDEPILNYEDRFRIASLLMKYGITYRGADFEFKPKKMRGIKKPSLAVIGTGKRVGKTAVSGFVARTLKEVAKPIIVTMGRGGPETPEIIYGDKFEITPEFLLKMAEKGKHAASDHFEDALTARVTTVGCRRCGGGMAGFSFFDIVEEGIKIAEKLEGDVIILEGSGATFPAFRADKYITVVGATQKLSFIKGYFGPFRVGLADLVVVTMADMVSKRKINAVEKAIERINPDADVHLTAFRPKLLGKAEGRAVLIMTAPRKAVKRAANYIEEQYGIEIVGISPNLANRSKLRNDLKTFRNYDTVLVELKAAAVDVVTREALKGGKKIVYLDNEPVNVDGKNLREAVLKLGKELLEGRR; translated from the coding sequence ATGAGACTTGTCTTAATTGATGGGGAGCATTATCCAGATGTAATCAGGTGGGCAATAAAAAAGATTGGAAATGTGTGCTGTGCCGTGTTTCTGGGAGGGAGTGAGAAAATTGGAAAGCTTGAAGATTTGGAGAGGGTAATAGGAATTCCCCTTTATCACGATGCAGATTATTTAAAGGCTCTCGAAAGAGCTATAATAGAGAATCCAGTCAGAGAGGTTGTTGACTTAAGTGATGAGCCAATTTTAAATTATGAAGACCGTTTCAGAATAGCCTCCCTTCTCATGAAATACGGCATTACATATAGAGGAGCAGACTTTGAATTTAAGCCTAAGAAGATGAGAGGGATTAAAAAGCCAAGCTTAGCAGTAATAGGGACTGGCAAGAGAGTTGGAAAGACCGCTGTAAGCGGATTTGTGGCAAGAACTCTAAAGGAGGTTGCAAAGCCAATAATTGTAACAATGGGGAGGGGAGGGCCAGAAACGCCAGAAATTATTTATGGAGATAAATTTGAAATTACGCCAGAATTTTTGCTTAAAATGGCTGAAAAAGGAAAGCATGCAGCTTCAGATCATTTTGAAGATGCCCTAACTGCGAGAGTTACAACAGTAGGATGCAGGAGATGTGGTGGGGGAATGGCAGGGTTTTCATTCTTTGATATTGTTGAAGAGGGAATTAAAATAGCTGAGAAGCTTGAAGGAGATGTGATAATCCTCGAGGGAAGTGGTGCCACTTTTCCAGCGTTTAGAGCAGATAAGTACATAACTGTTGTTGGTGCTACACAAAAGCTTTCCTTTATTAAAGGGTACTTTGGACCCTTTAGGGTTGGCCTGGCGGATTTGGTCGTTGTTACAATGGCAGACATGGTTAGCAAAAGAAAGATTAATGCTGTAGAGAAGGCAATAGAGAGGATAAACCCAGATGCAGATGTTCACCTCACGGCATTTAGGCCAAAGCTTCTTGGAAAAGCAGAGGGGAGAGCTGTTCTCATTATGACAGCACCAAGAAAAGCTGTAAAAAGGGCAGCTAACTACATCGAAGAACAATATGGAATAGAAATCGTCGGAATAAGCCCAAACCTTGCCAACAGATCTAAGCTTAGAAATGATCTAAAAACATTTAGGAACTATGACACAGTTTTGGTTGAGCTTAAAGCTGCAGCAGTTGATGTCGTAACGAGAGAAGCCCTCAAAGGAGGGAAAAAGATTGTCTATCTTGATAACGAGCCCGTGAATGTTGATGGCAAAAACCTGAGGGAAGCCGTGCTTAAGCTCGGAAAAGAGCTACTGGAGGGGAGAAGATGA